One window from the genome of Emys orbicularis isolate rEmyOrb1 chromosome 10, rEmyOrb1.hap1, whole genome shotgun sequence encodes:
- the GPER1 gene encoding G-protein coupled estrogen receptor 1, whose translation MESYTGAVSPFICNSTSFELNGSHLCNESMSSILADKSEEHQQYIIGLFLSCLYTIFLFPIGFVGNILILVVNISFREKMTIPDLYFINLAVADLILVADSLIEVFNLDEKYYDITIICTFMSLFLQINMYSSIFFLTWMSFDRYIALAKVMRSNIFRTMQHARLSCGLIWMASISAALVPFTAVHLQHTGEVYFCFADVEEIQWLEITLGFIIPFVIIGLCYSLIVRVLIKAHKHRSLRLRRQKALRMIFVVVLVFFICWLPENVFISVQLLQEKGKTLSSGNQSFRHDYPLTGHIVNLAAFSNSCLNPLIYSFLGETFRDKLRLYVEQKTKMSTFSRFCHAALKSVIPDSNEQSEV comes from the coding sequence ATGGAATCTTACACAGGAGCAGTATCACCATTTATTTGTAACAGCACATCTTTTGAACTAAATGGATCACATTTATGTAATGAAAGCATGTCTTCTATCTTGGCTGATAAATCAGAAGAACACCAACAATACATTATTGGGCTTTTCTTATCATGCCTTTACACTATTTTCCTTTTCCCTATTGGCTTTGTGGGAAACATTCTGATTTTAGTTGTGAACATAAGTTTTCGGGAAAAGATGACTATTCCTGACCTGTACTTCATAAATCTTGCAGTAGCTGATTTGATTTTAGTTGCTGACTCCCTCATTGAGGTTTTTAATCTTGATGAAAAGTATTATGATATCACTATAATTTGCACTTTCATGTCTCTGTTCCTTCAGATCAACATGTATAGCAGCATTTTCTTTTTGACATGGATGAGTTTTGACAGATACATAGCACTTGCAAAAGTAATGAGGTCCAATATATTTCGGACTATGCAGCATGCTAGATTAAGCTGTGGCCTCATATGGATGGCATCTATCTCTGCAGCACTAGTGCCATTTACAGCTGTACATTTGCAGCACACTGGAGAGGTCTACTTTTGTTTTGCAGATGTAGAAGAAATCCAGTGGTTAGAAATAACCTTGGGGTTTATAATCCCCTTTGTGATCATCGGTCTTTGTTACTCATTAATTGTTCGAGTTCTTATAAAAGCACACAAACACAGGAGTCTTCGACTACGGCGCCAAAAGGCTCTTCGGATGATTTTTGTAGTCGTCCTGGTTTTCTTTATCTGCTGGCTACCTGAAAATGTCTTCATTAGCGTTCAGCTTCTTCAAGAGAAAGGAAAGACTCTCTCTTCAGGCAACCAATCTTTTCGGCATGATTATCCCCTAACAGGACATATTGTAAACCTAGCAGCCTTTTCTAACAGTTGTTTGAACCCTCTGATTTACAGTTTTCTAGGTGAAACTTTTAGAGACAAATTACGGTTGTATGTTGAACAGAAAACTAAAATGTCAACGTTCAGTCGTTTTTGTCATGCTGCCCTAAAGTCAGTCATTCCTGACAGTAATGAGCAATCAGAAGTTTAA